Below is a window of Populus trichocarpa isolate Nisqually-1 chromosome 3, P.trichocarpa_v4.1, whole genome shotgun sequence DNA.
TGGCACAGGATTACCTGATAGTTCTGCAAATGACACTCAACTCTCATCATCCAGGCCAGTCCCTTCCGATAATGATCAGAGGTATGATCGTTTGCAGCGTTATGGTTTAGTCTCTAGGAAGTCGATGACTCACTTCCAAGAAGAATCACAATCACTGAGAAGAAATGTGAGCAGTTCTGGCATGGAATCATTGGGctctgtaaaaaaaagaaatggggtTGATTCCGAAGATGACAATAAACTTGGCTATTCAGAGTCCTCAGAGAAATCTTTGGCAACAAAAGTTGCACATGGACTAACTTATGTGCAACCGTCTACTGCAGATGAAGATGTCTGCCCTACTTGTCTTGATGGTAATTTAATGTGCTTATGCTGCGCTGCATTCCAATTGTGACCTTTAACTTGTGAGGATCTTCTTATTCCCTTCAGTAAGCAGTTTTTGAATGGTCATGTTGCAGAGTACACTCCAGAAAATCCTAAAATCATGACACGATGCTCTCACCATTTTCACCTCGGTTGTATTTATGAATGGTTGGAAAGAAGTGAAAGTTGTCCAATATGCGGCAAGGTATGCTGAATTTCCTCTTAGAtaacaaattcaatttcatcctaaaagaaaaaaaaatctcaagtctTGAACCTTCCTGGAAAGGCACTGATCTCTGGAAAGGTGATATGCAGGCTTAATTTTGTCTGTATGGACCAATTTAGTATTAATAGCTGCTAAAACTATGGCCAGTTTGTCAGGTAGCCTAGAGATATATTGTCAAGCCTTTAATCATCCTGTTGATGTGGAGATGGGTACCGATAACTTCAGAACACTCTCTCCCATCACATATTTGAGAGAATTACTGCCATCAAAACTTCACCATCACTCTGCTTTTTGCACCTACATGTTCATCTGAATTTATCTCAATCTTGGATTGTCACTGTAAAGTATtgtgttcattttctttttgggaGTAATTGCTCACAAAATAATGTTATAACTGGTCCTTCATATGGAAATCCTAATAATAGCACCAGATTTTTTGAGGTGTTCCTGATGAATCACTTCCATTTGGAATGTTAGGAGATGGAGTTTTGTGAAAGCCCTTAAGTTGTTCAGCGTCTGATTGTCAAGTAATGGGGGAAGAGCTGGCCGGAGTGTAAATAAAAGCTCCCTGAACTTTGTTTAAAGGAGTCTTGCATAGAGTTTCtctaaagagaagaaaataaagaaggtTCTTGCATAGAGGAAACcgatttttcattttctcaaaCCTTGTAATTTCCTAATGTACCTGATGGTCAAATACTCGATGCTTTCTGTATAGATTTTTACTTATCAGTGTATAGCTTGTATAAACTGATTCATGAACATTATGCCGGCTCGTATAAGTTGCTCAAGTATTGCTAATGTTAATCCGTGCTTCCACCAATAGGATGATGTTTGGTTACGATACAGTATTGGTGGAAGCCGTAGAATAATGTAATAATCAGTTCCAGCATGAAAGAATGGAAACCCTTCGCATGCACTTTCTAGCAGGCTGGTCTCAAGTAATTACTATATTGTTGGTCATGGGCATGAGACTGTTGGATGAGATGGTGGGTTAAGAAGCTACATTGATTTTCATGGGGCTACTTGTGATTGATTTTCATGGGACTACTTGTGAGATACTGTGGTTCTGCCACAGTAAATGCCACTCGAACAGAATATTTGGACCAATTAAATCACAtgaaagtaatatatatatttttagatctttgATTTCACCAACAAGATTGAAATTCTGCCccgatatttttttataagcaaaagCTGCTCATGCCGTTGGAGTAACAAATC
It encodes the following:
- the LOC7497577 gene encoding E3 ubiquitin-protein ligase At3g02290, which codes for MGAFCCCLSSDEHEEHAYPGSSIYRHCICLRFFFHQLLGGYGTMFHRLEGRTVSPTQGGNFLASTGVGTGLPDSSANDTQLSSSRPVPSDNDQRYDRLQRYGLVSRKSMTHFQEESQSLRRNVSSSGMESLGSVKKRNGVDSEDDNKLGYSESSEKSLATKVAHGLTYVQPSTADEDVCPTCLDEYTPENPKIMTRCSHHFHLGCIYEWLERSESCPICGKEMEFCESP